In Priestia megaterium NBRC 15308 = ATCC 14581, the following proteins share a genomic window:
- a CDS encoding HAD family hydrolase: MKAVVFDFDGLIIDTESVWYEVYREMLEDRGVDLPIATFASYVGTDATALYDYLLQQFNNEFTKEELAQESLRRHQEKMKSLVAREGVAEYLAEAKELGLKIGLASSSYRDWVTAFLKELDLLHYFEVIQTRDDVEKVKPDPALYRNAIEKLGVDPSEALAFEDSSNGAKAAMAAGLRCVIVPNPLTKHLSFERYHLHIESMKEKSLKEVIQYLCIED; encoded by the coding sequence ATTAAAGCAGTTGTGTTTGATTTTGATGGATTAATTATTGATACAGAATCTGTATGGTACGAGGTGTACCGCGAAATGTTAGAAGACAGGGGAGTAGATCTACCGATTGCAACGTTTGCTTCTTATGTAGGAACGGATGCTACGGCACTTTACGATTATTTGCTTCAGCAGTTTAACAATGAGTTCACAAAAGAGGAACTAGCTCAAGAATCGTTAAGACGTCATCAAGAAAAAATGAAATCATTAGTAGCCCGAGAAGGTGTAGCGGAGTACTTGGCAGAAGCAAAAGAACTTGGATTGAAAATTGGTTTAGCAAGCAGCTCATATCGTGACTGGGTAACAGCTTTTTTAAAAGAGCTAGATTTGCTGCACTATTTTGAAGTCATTCAAACGCGCGATGATGTAGAAAAAGTGAAGCCAGATCCCGCTCTTTACCGAAATGCAATTGAAAAGCTAGGAGTAGATCCCTCTGAAGCTTTGGCATTTGAAGATTCTTCTAATGGAGCAAAGGCTGCTATGGCAGCAGGCTTGCGCTGTGTGATTGTACCAAATCCGTTAACTAAACATCTGTCGTTCGAAAGATATCACTTACACATCGAATCGATGAAAGAGAAAAGTTTAAAAGAAGTGATTCAGTATCTTTGTATTGAAGACTAA